From the Acidobacteriota bacterium genome, one window contains:
- a CDS encoding type II toxin-antitoxin system HicB family antitoxin — protein sequence MRNEFTAIIEQDGEWYIAYCPEIPGANGQGKTREEARENLAEAIVLILTDRREEGLRGVPPEAIRETVIIP from the coding sequence ATGAGAAACGAGTTCACGGCGATTATTGAGCAGGATGGGGAATGGTATATTGCCTACTGCCCTGAAATTCCCGGGGCCAACGGTCAAGGCAAGACCAGGGAGGAAGCACGCGAGAATTTAGCTGAGGCCATAGTGCTTATTCTCACGGACCGCCGGGAGGAGGGGTTGCGCGGTGTGCCGCCAGAGGCCATCCGAGAAACGGTCATCATCCCGTGA
- a CDS encoding LON peptidase substrate-binding domain-containing protein, with product MTRLLPLFPLDIVLFPKMVLPLHIFEERYKEMIGECLRSKSPFGVLYTHEGTTARVGCLAGILRVLKKYDDGRMDLLAQGGDRFEILHFDTSASYLQGWSESFADREEAQPPDRKAVQQLLDLFQETARILKRSEAEKVVVSPGYQGLSFQIAAGFALPKTVKQRVLEGRSETERVAVLIAYFNENLPRLRRTGVAVKRAGSNGHVR from the coding sequence ATGACCCGCCTCCTGCCGCTGTTCCCTCTGGACATCGTCCTGTTTCCCAAGATGGTTCTTCCTCTGCATATCTTCGAGGAGAGGTACAAGGAGATGATCGGGGAATGCCTCCGCTCCAAGTCACCCTTCGGGGTGCTGTACACCCACGAGGGGACCACGGCGAGGGTAGGCTGCCTGGCCGGAATCCTCAGGGTTCTCAAGAAGTACGACGACGGCAGAATGGACCTGTTGGCCCAGGGCGGCGACCGCTTCGAGATTCTCCATTTCGACACTTCGGCCTCCTATCTGCAGGGCTGGTCCGAGTCCTTTGCCGACCGGGAGGAGGCCCAACCACCCGACCGGAAGGCAGTCCAGCAACTGCTGGATCTATTTCAGGAGACCGCGCGCATCCTGAAGAGGAGCGAGGCCGAAAAAGTGGTGGTCTCCCCAGGCTACCAGGGGTTGAGTTTTCAGATCGCCGCGGGATTTGCACTGCCGAAGACAGTCAAGCAAAGGGTTCTGGAGGGGCGCAGCGAAACCGAGAGGGTGGCCGTCCTCATCGCCTACTTCAACGAAAATCTTCCTCGCCTTCGCCGAACCGGTGTCGCCGTCAAGAGGGCCGGTTCCAACGGCCACGTTCGCTGA
- a CDS encoding PIN domain-containing protein: protein MRAFDTNVLVFAEIRTNPFNETARQLLGEAAEGANPWALPWPCAYEFLRVVTHPRIYYPPVPVPRALQDLGRILASPTLILLSETERHIEIFQQVIRTSGVAGNLIHDAHIAALCLEHGVSELVTGDRDFLRFPDLRVTNPFM from the coding sequence GTGCGCGCCTTCGACACCAACGTCCTGGTCTTCGCTGAAATCAGGACCAACCCTTTTAACGAAACTGCACGCCAACTCCTAGGTGAGGCAGCCGAAGGGGCCAACCCCTGGGCTCTACCGTGGCCATGCGCTTACGAATTCCTTCGTGTCGTTACCCACCCACGGATCTATTACCCGCCGGTTCCTGTGCCAAGGGCTCTTCAAGACCTCGGTCGCATCCTCGCCTCTCCGACCCTCATCCTGCTATCGGAAACCGAACGTCATATCGAAATTTTTCAGCAGGTCATCAGAACATCCGGAGTGGCGGGCAACCTGATTCACGATGCCCACATAGCGGCGCTTTGTCTGGAGCATGGCGTTTCCGAACTGGTCACCGGGGATCGGGATTTCCTGAGGTTCCCGGATCTCCGAGTCACCAATCCGTTCATGTAG
- a CDS encoding amidohydrolase family protein, which yields MASDNPDYIPREEDREFYQRELASFIPDKVFDAHTHVWHPGHNVFAGSFPPVVDYENYIRLMGDLYPGSVAKGLFIPTFRDPVNIPAANQWTGEQTAKDSNCRGHFFITPEDDPEWVRQEVKRLKLHGLKCYHTLARNADPTWEAEIPDYLPEAHIRVAHEEGWTITLHMVKARAAADPGNIHWIRHYCENYPDMQLILAHSARGFQPAHNLEGLPHLTGLDNLWFDTSANCEAMAHQAIIRIIGHDKLLYGGDLPVTHARGRSVSVEDSFLWLGNDSPHWREKHLQLKPVLTGLEHLRSLKWACWSERLTDTQVEDIFWNNAARLLGLE from the coding sequence ATGGCATCCGACAATCCCGACTATATCCCTCGCGAGGAAGACCGGGAGTTCTACCAGCGCGAACTGGCCTCGTTCATTCCCGACAAGGTGTTCGACGCCCACACCCATGTCTGGCACCCGGGCCACAACGTCTTTGCGGGGAGTTTCCCTCCCGTTGTGGACTACGAGAACTACATCCGATTGATGGGGGACCTCTATCCCGGAAGCGTCGCCAAGGGCTTGTTCATCCCCACCTTTCGCGACCCCGTGAATATCCCCGCGGCCAACCAATGGACGGGAGAGCAGACCGCCAAGGATTCGAACTGCCGGGGGCATTTCTTCATCACTCCCGAGGACGATCCCGAGTGGGTGCGCCAGGAGGTCAAGCGCCTGAAGCTCCACGGCCTGAAGTGCTACCACACCCTGGCCCGCAACGCGGACCCGACCTGGGAGGCCGAGATCCCCGACTACCTGCCCGAGGCACACATCCGGGTGGCTCACGAAGAGGGCTGGACCATCACCCTGCACATGGTCAAGGCCCGCGCCGCCGCCGATCCCGGCAACATCCACTGGATCCGGCACTACTGCGAGAACTATCCCGACATGCAGTTGATCCTGGCCCATTCGGCCCGGGGCTTCCAGCCGGCCCACAACCTGGAGGGACTGCCCCACCTGACCGGATTGGACAACCTCTGGTTCGACACCAGCGCCAACTGCGAAGCCATGGCCCACCAGGCCATCATCCGCATCATCGGACACGACAAGCTGCTCTATGGAGGCGACCTGCCGGTCACCCACGCCCGGGGCCGCTCGGTTTCAGTAGAGGATTCTTTTCTCTGGCTGGGCAACGACTCACCGCACTGGCGGGAAAAACATCTACAGCTCAAGCCGGTGCTCACCGGCCTGGAGCACCTGCGCTCGCTCAAGTGGGCCTGCTGGTCCGAGCGTCTCACCGACACCCAGGTGGAAGACATCTTCTGGAACAACGCGGCCCGGCTGTTGGGATTGGAGTGA
- a CDS encoding amidohydrolase family protein, with amino-acid sequence MRISSLPRISQRAPRHRWIPVSGLQSIPGKTLAIIQPEDRDFFERELASFLPDRVFDAHAHVWGHHNMHPGRRIASLPRDGDYREFSGMLQALHPGRACAANVFHRICPREHFEGANRWTSRQVACNPRYRGLFLTGPEADPEWLRQEVRRLGLAGLKCYHVYAGVRPTWEAQIPDFLPESHVEMAHQEGWAIMLHMVRSRACADPGNIRWIRHYCTTYPDMKLILAHSARGFQPAHNLEGLPHLRGLDNLWFDTSANCEAMAHQAIIRIIGHRRLMYGTDIPVSHLRGRSAAAADTFFWAYQDSPVWGEKHSEIKPVLIGLEHLRSLKWACWSERLSDAQVEDIFWNNAAELFAVE; translated from the coding sequence ATGAGGATATCATCCCTGCCCCGCATTTCTCAGCGGGCTCCCAGGCATCGATGGATCCCGGTCAGCGGCCTCCAAAGCATTCCCGGCAAAACCTTGGCGATCATCCAACCCGAAGACCGCGATTTCTTTGAACGGGAACTGGCTTCCTTCCTGCCCGACCGGGTCTTCGACGCCCACGCCCACGTCTGGGGCCACCACAACATGCACCCCGGCCGCAGGATCGCCTCCCTGCCCAGGGACGGAGACTACCGGGAATTCTCCGGAATGCTGCAGGCCCTGCATCCGGGGAGAGCCTGCGCCGCCAACGTATTCCACCGCATCTGCCCGCGCGAACATTTCGAGGGAGCCAATCGCTGGACCAGCCGGCAGGTCGCCTGCAATCCCCGATACCGGGGTCTCTTCCTGACCGGTCCGGAGGCTGACCCCGAGTGGCTGCGGCAGGAGGTGCGGCGGCTGGGACTGGCCGGGCTCAAGTGCTACCACGTCTACGCCGGCGTCAGACCGACCTGGGAGGCTCAGATTCCCGACTTTCTCCCGGAATCCCACGTCGAAATGGCTCACCAGGAAGGATGGGCCATCATGCTGCACATGGTGAGGTCCAGGGCCTGCGCCGACCCCGGCAATATTCGCTGGATCCGCCACTACTGCACCACCTACCCCGACATGAAGCTGATCCTGGCCCATTCGGCCCGGGGATTCCAGCCGGCCCATAACCTGGAGGGATTGCCCCACCTGAGGGGGCTGGACAATCTCTGGTTCGACACCAGCGCCAACTGCGAAGCCATGGCCCACCAGGCCATCATCCGCATCATCGGGCACCGGCGACTCATGTACGGCACCGACATCCCCGTCAGCCACTTGCGCGGGAGGTCGGCCGCCGCGGCCGACACCTTTTTCTGGGCTTACCAGGACTCGCCGGTCTGGGGTGAAAAGCACTCCGAGATCAAGCCGGTGCTGATCGGACTGGAGCACTTGCGCTCGCTCAAGTGGGCCTGCTGGTCGGAACGACTCAGCGACGCCCAGGTCGAAGACATCTTCTGGAACAACGCGGCCGAACTCTTCGCAGTTGAATAA
- a CDS encoding type II toxin-antitoxin system HicA family toxin: MKRVSLLRHLRRHGCSLKREGRSHSLWGNSNTGAVETVPRHTEIPNRLARKICRNLSVPEVGTK; this comes from the coding sequence GTGAAACGGGTCAGTTTGCTCCGACATCTTCGGCGGCACGGTTGTTCCCTCAAACGCGAAGGGCGTTCTCATTCGCTGTGGGGCAATTCAAATACTGGCGCCGTCGAGACCGTTCCACGCCATACGGAAATTCCCAACCGCCTGGCCCGCAAGATCTGTCGTAACCTTTCGGTGCCGGAGGTCGGGACGAAATAA
- a CDS encoding glycosyl hydrolase family 32, translating into MNRRRFLKQLTGLTGGLALARLAAPASSPPLTSSGQPRPQESAGHETLYNGIRLPDPWPPRYPPEDFRTPVAPPYLADIPEVIPIDRGRQLFVDDFLISESTLKRSFHRARLHPENPVLKPETPLEMNRGLQPVACPFNDGVFYDPEDRLFKMWYHAGWFDGIAYATSRDGIHWTRPRLDVEPGTNRVLVRGKGYERDGVGIWLDQETSDRQQRFKMFAFFRGPDNFRRGEVYTSADGIHWGEPTPTGPCGDNTTFFYNPFRKVWVYSIRTFQFQPRLSRLRGYREHPDFAEGAAWEESDVHHWAGADELDPPAPDLGHPTQLYNVDAAGYESLMIGLLAIHRGPPNQICLEGGFPKLTELCLGFSRDGFHWHRPDRRSFIAPSRRKGTWNRAYLHSAGGCCLVVGDQLYFYFGAWSGESPKLGGHMYAGGSTGLAVLRRDGFASLDAPASGGAVTTRPLRFQGRHLFVNLQAPRGRLQAEVLDAQGVPIAPFSRQNCLPVSGDSTLSQVAWRDAADLSRLAGRPVRFRFHLTNGKLYSFWVSPSQTGASNGYLAGGGPGFTGPSDTVGEPRDEGQWRDQPTATRWSTHRISSRLTS; encoded by the coding sequence TTGAACCGCCGTAGATTTCTAAAACAGCTCACCGGACTCACCGGCGGCCTGGCGCTGGCTCGGCTGGCGGCGCCTGCCTCATCCCCTCCGTTGACGTCCTCAGGCCAGCCTCGTCCCCAGGAGAGCGCCGGCCATGAAACTCTCTACAACGGCATCCGGCTCCCGGATCCCTGGCCTCCCCGCTATCCGCCGGAAGACTTCCGCACGCCTGTCGCGCCTCCCTACCTGGCGGATATTCCCGAGGTCATCCCCATTGACCGGGGACGTCAACTGTTCGTGGACGACTTCCTCATTTCCGAAAGCACCCTCAAGCGCTCTTTTCATAGGGCTCGCCTGCACCCGGAGAACCCGGTCCTGAAGCCGGAGACCCCTCTGGAGATGAACCGGGGCCTTCAGCCGGTGGCCTGTCCCTTCAACGACGGCGTCTTCTACGACCCCGAGGACCGTTTGTTCAAGATGTGGTACCACGCCGGCTGGTTCGACGGCATCGCCTACGCCACCAGCCGGGATGGAATTCACTGGACCCGACCGCGCCTGGACGTGGAACCGGGCACCAACAGGGTCCTGGTTCGGGGAAAGGGATACGAAAGGGACGGAGTGGGAATCTGGCTGGACCAGGAGACTTCCGACCGGCAGCAGCGATTCAAGATGTTTGCCTTCTTCAGGGGGCCGGACAACTTCCGCAGGGGAGAGGTCTATACCTCGGCGGACGGCATTCATTGGGGCGAGCCCACGCCCACCGGCCCCTGCGGCGACAACACCACCTTCTTCTACAACCCCTTCCGCAAGGTCTGGGTTTACAGCATTCGCACCTTCCAATTCCAGCCCAGGCTGAGCCGGTTGCGAGGCTATCGGGAACATCCCGACTTTGCGGAGGGAGCCGCCTGGGAAGAGAGCGACGTCCACCACTGGGCCGGGGCCGATGAGCTGGATCCGCCGGCGCCCGACCTGGGCCATCCCACCCAGCTCTACAACGTGGACGCGGCCGGCTACGAGAGCCTGATGATCGGCCTGCTGGCCATCCACCGGGGACCTCCCAACCAGATCTGCCTGGAGGGCGGGTTCCCGAAGCTCACCGAGTTATGCCTGGGATTCAGTCGAGACGGATTCCACTGGCACCGTCCCGACCGGCGTTCCTTCATCGCCCCCTCCCGGCGCAAGGGCACCTGGAACCGTGCCTACCTCCATTCGGCCGGGGGCTGCTGCCTGGTGGTAGGAGACCAGCTCTACTTCTACTTCGGGGCCTGGTCCGGGGAGTCCCCCAAGCTGGGAGGCCACATGTATGCGGGCGGCAGCACCGGCCTGGCCGTCCTGCGCCGGGACGGCTTCGCCTCGCTGGACGCCCCGGCTTCGGGGGGAGCGGTCACCACCCGACCGCTACGTTTCCAGGGTCGTCACCTGTTCGTCAACCTGCAGGCCCCGCGGGGACGGCTCCAAGCCGAGGTCCTTGACGCACAAGGCGTCCCGATTGCCCCCTTTTCCAGGCAAAATTGCCTGCCGGTGAGCGGAGACAGCACGCTCAGCCAAGTCGCTTGGAGGGATGCCGCCGATCTTTCGCGGCTGGCCGGCCGGCCCGTCCGCTTTCGCTTTCACCTGACCAACGGCAAGCTCTATTCCTTCTGGGTCAGCCCATCGCAGACCGGTGCCAGCAACGGCTACCTGGCCGGCGGCGGTCCCGGTTTCACCGGTCCCAGCGATACGGTAGGAGAGCCGCGGGATGAGGGACAGTGGCGGGATCAACCTACGGCAACCCGATGGTCAACACATCGAATCTCGTCCCGTTTGACATCTTGA
- a CDS encoding vitamin K epoxide reductase family protein — protein MVSVALILLAAVGLTISSYFTAVAYGWIDPTEEWIPSFCRMGEQTCSRVIYSPRARVFGLPNSLLGQIFYLAILAAVFADLIFLKPYIWLFLSAGFLTVLLGIYLSYSLLYLTRIRCVLCFTSHAINGIIFLLLLLAEP, from the coding sequence GTGGTTTCCGTTGCGCTCATCCTGCTGGCCGCTGTCGGTCTGACGATTTCCAGCTACTTTACGGCCGTTGCATACGGCTGGATCGACCCCACGGAAGAGTGGATCCCATCCTTCTGCCGCATGGGAGAGCAGACCTGCAGCCGGGTGATTTATTCCCCCAGGGCCCGCGTCTTCGGGCTCCCTAATTCACTGCTGGGCCAGATCTTTTACCTCGCCATCCTGGCAGCGGTCTTCGCCGATCTGATCTTTCTGAAACCTTATATCTGGCTGTTTCTCTCGGCCGGCTTCCTCACCGTACTTCTGGGAATATACCTCAGTTACTCTCTGCTCTACCTGACCCGGATACGCTGTGTGCTTTGCTTTACCTCTCACGCCATCAACGGGATCATCTTCCTGCTCCTGCTGCTGGCTGAACCGTGA
- a CDS encoding sodium-dependent transporter encodes MNKRSHWGSKIGFILAAAGSAVGLGNIWKFPYVTGENGGGIFVVIYLACVVLVGLPVMIAEILMGRAAQSSPVGAFKTLAGGRSPWVGVGWLGVFASFVLLSYYSVVAGWSLHYTWLSISGQLAGLGPEKVAPVFGSLYGSAETNLLWHLVFMGLAIAVVFGGVAKGVERWSRILMPALLIMMLVLLGKSLTLDGFGKAFHFLFGFHQDKFTAAGALEALGHSFFSLSLGMGAMITYGSYLRRQDDVVGASVTISALDTCIALGASLMLFPIIFSYGMEPAAGPGLVFVSVPIALSQMPGTTFLATVFFGLLVFAALTSAISMLEVATSYFIDQRGWQRRRAVVTAGLTIAAVGLPSALSGGTRLFGAGMEALVGKNWFDSLDYLVSNWMLPLGGLGIALFTAWRMNRQLRREEFLSGSRLRVFYKGWVFLLKYPVPVAILLVFLKAVGVL; translated from the coding sequence TTGAACAAGCGAAGCCATTGGGGATCCAAGATCGGCTTCATCCTGGCGGCCGCCGGATCGGCGGTGGGGCTGGGCAACATCTGGAAGTTCCCCTACGTCACCGGCGAAAACGGTGGAGGGATCTTCGTCGTCATCTACCTGGCCTGCGTGGTTCTGGTCGGCCTGCCGGTCATGATCGCCGAGATCCTTATGGGGCGCGCCGCCCAAAGCTCCCCCGTGGGAGCCTTCAAAACTCTGGCGGGTGGCCGGAGTCCCTGGGTAGGGGTGGGTTGGCTGGGAGTCTTCGCCTCTTTCGTTCTCCTTTCCTACTACAGCGTGGTGGCGGGATGGTCTCTCCATTACACCTGGCTCTCCATCAGCGGACAGTTGGCGGGACTGGGGCCGGAAAAAGTGGCGCCCGTTTTTGGAAGCCTCTACGGGTCGGCCGAGACGAACCTCTTGTGGCACCTGGTCTTCATGGGACTGGCCATCGCGGTGGTCTTTGGAGGGGTCGCAAAAGGAGTCGAACGCTGGTCGCGGATCCTGATGCCGGCCCTGCTGATCATGATGCTGGTGCTGCTGGGCAAGTCCCTGACGCTGGATGGATTCGGCAAGGCGTTCCACTTCCTGTTCGGCTTTCACCAGGACAAGTTCACGGCCGCGGGAGCCTTGGAAGCCCTGGGACACTCCTTTTTCAGCCTAAGCCTGGGGATGGGAGCGATGATTACCTACGGCAGCTACCTGCGCCGCCAGGACGACGTCGTGGGAGCCTCGGTCACCATCTCCGCCCTGGACACCTGTATCGCTCTAGGCGCCTCGCTGATGCTCTTCCCCATCATCTTCAGCTACGGCATGGAGCCGGCGGCAGGACCCGGCCTGGTGTTCGTCAGCGTGCCTATCGCCCTGAGCCAGATGCCGGGAACCACTTTCCTGGCAACCGTCTTCTTTGGCCTGCTGGTCTTTGCCGCCCTGACCAGCGCCATCTCCATGCTGGAGGTCGCCACCTCCTATTTCATCGACCAGCGGGGCTGGCAGCGCCGTCGGGCAGTGGTGACAGCGGGATTGACCATTGCCGCGGTGGGGCTGCCGTCAGCACTCAGTGGCGGGACCCGGCTGTTCGGCGCCGGCATGGAGGCGCTGGTGGGCAAGAACTGGTTCGACAGCCTGGACTACCTGGTTTCCAACTGGATGCTTCCGCTGGGGGGACTGGGGATCGCCCTTTTTACCGCCTGGCGCATGAACCGGCAGTTGCGCCGGGAGGAATTCCTCTCGGGCAGCCGGCTACGCGTGTTCTACAAGGGATGGGTATTCCTGCTGAAGTATCCGGTTCCCGTGGCCATCCTGCTGGTCTTCCTGAAAGCCGTGGGCGTACTCTAG
- a CDS encoding phytanoyl-CoA dioxygenase family protein — translation MNMRAALDQMGVGDALLSAEEKSFLDENGYLVFPDILTRSQVRIFNDHLAALAEQEENSGLVEEGFQHGTVVVLDLVNKDPVFDICISHPRILAAVDRVLPKGFRLSSLCSRSVLPEGGHQDLHPDWHPAWWRDRKQPSDHFSCNTLWMLDDFTPDNGATRLVPGSHLGLTFPEDEMQDMQQPHPREICVTGSAGTVVVFTGHTWHSGVKNRTDAPRRSLTAYFCRRDQPQQTDQREVLRPATSQRLSQATLYLLDV, via the coding sequence ATGAATATGCGCGCGGCTCTGGATCAGATGGGCGTTGGGGATGCCCTGCTCTCGGCCGAGGAAAAATCCTTTCTGGACGAGAACGGATACCTGGTCTTTCCGGACATCCTGACCCGGAGCCAGGTCCGGATCTTCAATGATCACCTGGCGGCGCTGGCCGAGCAGGAGGAAAACAGCGGGCTGGTGGAAGAGGGCTTTCAGCACGGCACCGTGGTGGTGCTGGACCTGGTCAACAAGGACCCCGTCTTCGACATCTGTATCAGCCATCCGAGGATTCTGGCAGCCGTGGACCGCGTCTTGCCCAAGGGGTTTCGGCTCTCTTCTCTCTGTTCCCGGTCAGTGCTCCCCGAGGGCGGACACCAGGACCTTCACCCCGACTGGCACCCCGCCTGGTGGCGGGACCGCAAGCAGCCCAGCGACCACTTTTCCTGCAATACTCTCTGGATGCTGGACGACTTCACGCCCGACAACGGCGCTACCCGGCTTGTTCCGGGATCACACCTGGGACTGACGTTCCCCGAGGATGAGATGCAAGACATGCAGCAGCCGCATCCCCGGGAAATCTGCGTCACCGGATCCGCAGGCACGGTGGTGGTTTTCACCGGACACACCTGGCACAGCGGGGTCAAAAACCGAACCGATGCGCCGCGGCGGTCCCTCACGGCCTATTTCTGCCGAAGGGATCAGCCCCAGCAGACCGATCAGCGCGAGGTTCTTCGACCGGCCACCTCCCAACGACTCAGCCAGGCGACCCTGTACCTGCTGGATGTTTAG
- a CDS encoding radical SAM protein produces MSSATSKRLMKYVDSAACSAAGVVFNSVQFFNKYFPNASFTPKWSDKPLQKSWEKSKPTLGFPRTTDSLCPVCVMEARERIINGEQDWQSLVTEHVGEIKAEIVERNGEVWMVKECPKCGKFEDMIAKDVSFLRWIEGNFPGRDIRAHNDERLHKHGTSTIKYGRGSVLTVDLTNRCNMMCDPCFMDANQVGYVHELSWEDIHEIMTNALEIKPRRQMSIQFSGGEPTMSPYFLKAVKLARDLGYNSVQAATNGIEFAKSKEFSRKAAEAGLRYAYLQFDGIGNDANSHRQIGNLFDVKLRAINNMHEAGIEIVLVTTLINGVNNDQVGPIIRFAMDNPKKISFISFQPVSFTGRDEEITPDRRHRQRYTLSHMASDVKEQTGIAEPTRDWFPISIMGGFADYADLVHGPDREWGTFSCGCHPNCGVGTAVMINKENKEVAAVPQFINVPGLMRDMSMITDAARGKTFSNFLMAMALLKNYSPFKAPPSLTLSDILKKFDKTWNTSGKADEKYGRSDPSRTLDDIKKRREDPWNFLFIAGMWFQDLFNYDFRRTEMCIIPYATQEGEISFCAYNTGVGWRKIIENMHKNATVAEWYRERGKHEVFAKGKNVNLESYEHLLKVDSEDAARVRVLEDAPQTASDEARMRRKAAREEAKMRKVYEEMVLNKKPDELVQISVPSK; encoded by the coding sequence ATGTCTAGCGCAACAAGCAAGCGCCTCATGAAGTACGTGGACTCCGCCGCATGTTCGGCGGCCGGCGTTGTCTTCAACTCCGTCCAGTTCTTCAACAAGTATTTCCCCAATGCATCTTTTACGCCCAAATGGTCGGACAAGCCCCTGCAGAAGTCCTGGGAGAAGTCCAAGCCCACCCTGGGGTTCCCCAGAACCACCGACTCTCTGTGCCCGGTCTGCGTGATGGAGGCCAGAGAGCGGATCATCAACGGAGAGCAGGACTGGCAATCGCTGGTGACCGAGCACGTGGGTGAAATCAAGGCCGAGATCGTCGAACGGAACGGCGAGGTCTGGATGGTCAAGGAATGTCCGAAGTGCGGCAAGTTCGAGGACATGATAGCCAAGGACGTATCCTTTCTGCGCTGGATCGAGGGCAACTTCCCCGGCCGCGATATCCGGGCTCACAACGACGAGCGGTTGCACAAGCACGGCACCAGCACCATCAAGTACGGCAGGGGATCGGTCCTGACCGTGGACCTTACCAACCGCTGCAACATGATGTGCGACCCCTGTTTCATGGATGCCAACCAAGTGGGCTATGTTCACGAGCTCAGTTGGGAAGACATCCATGAGATCATGACCAACGCCCTGGAAATCAAGCCCAGGAGGCAGATGTCCATTCAGTTCTCCGGCGGAGAGCCGACCATGTCCCCCTACTTTCTGAAGGCGGTCAAGTTGGCGCGCGACCTGGGATACAACAGCGTGCAGGCGGCCACCAACGGCATTGAATTCGCCAAGAGCAAGGAGTTTTCGCGCAAGGCCGCCGAGGCCGGCCTTCGCTATGCCTACCTGCAGTTCGACGGGATCGGCAACGACGCCAACAGCCACCGTCAGATCGGCAATCTCTTCGACGTCAAGCTGAGAGCGATCAACAACATGCACGAAGCCGGCATCGAGATTGTTCTGGTGACCACTCTGATCAACGGCGTCAACAACGACCAGGTTGGCCCCATAATCCGGTTCGCCATGGACAACCCCAAGAAGATCTCCTTCATCTCCTTCCAGCCGGTCTCCTTCACCGGCCGGGACGAGGAGATCACCCCCGATCGCCGGCACCGGCAGCGTTACACCCTGTCACACATGGCCAGCGACGTGAAGGAACAGACCGGGATTGCGGAGCCGACCCGGGACTGGTTCCCGATCTCGATCATGGGCGGCTTTGCCGACTACGCCGACCTGGTCCACGGCCCCGACCGGGAATGGGGAACCTTCAGTTGCGGCTGCCACCCCAACTGCGGTGTGGGCACGGCCGTGATGATCAACAAGGAGAACAAAGAGGTAGCGGCCGTTCCCCAGTTCATCAATGTTCCCGGATTGATGCGCGACATGAGCATGATTACCGACGCGGCTCGTGGCAAGACCTTCTCCAACTTCCTGATGGCCATGGCGCTGCTGAAGAACTATTCGCCCTTCAAGGCGCCGCCAAGTCTGACCCTCTCCGATATCCTCAAGAAGTTCGACAAGACCTGGAACACCTCCGGCAAGGCCGACGAAAAATACGGCAGGTCGGACCCCAGCCGAACCCTGGACGACATTAAGAAGCGCCGCGAGGATCCCTGGAATTTCCTCTTTATCGCGGGAATGTGGTTCCAGGATCTCTTCAACTACGACTTCCGGCGTACCGAGATGTGCATCATTCCCTATGCCACCCAGGAAGGAGAGATCTCCTTCTGCGCCTACAACACCGGGGTGGGATGGCGCAAGATCATCGAGAACATGCACAAGAACGCGACCGTGGCCGAGTGGTACAGGGAGCGTGGGAAACACGAGGTGTTCGCCAAGGGCAAGAATGTGAACCTGGAGAGCTACGAGCACCTTCTCAAGGTGGACTCCGAGGATGCCGCCAGAGTGAGAGTCCTGGAAGATGCTCCGCAGACGGCGTCCGACGAGGCGCGGATGCGCAGGAAGGCGGCCCGGGAGGAGGCCAAGATGCGCAAGGTCTACGAGGAAATGGTGCTCAACAAGAAGCCGGACGAACTGGTCCAGATCTCGGTTCCTTCCAAGTAA
- a CDS encoding gamma-glutamylcyclotransferase, with amino-acid sequence MAHETFHYFAYGSNMLTRRLTSPKPKRAPSAVSIGTGYIAGRRLTFDKRSRDGSGKCDAEETGNATDRVYGVIFEISFSDKCDLNRAEGRGKGYELETVEVITKQGTALAQTYIATRKERGLRPYHWYKALVVSGAVEHDLPSSYVEWLRVFKSEEDPHADRRAENEAILFAD; translated from the coding sequence ATGGCACATGAGACGTTTCACTATTTTGCATATGGCTCAAACATGCTCACACGTCGGCTCACTTCGCCCAAGCCCAAGCGAGCACCCTCCGCCGTGTCCATAGGAACCGGATACATTGCTGGTCGCAGGCTGACTTTTGACAAACGAAGCCGGGATGGCTCTGGAAAATGCGATGCCGAGGAGACTGGAAACGCCACAGACCGTGTCTACGGCGTCATCTTTGAAATCAGCTTCTCGGACAAATGTGATTTAAACAGGGCAGAGGGTCGTGGGAAAGGATACGAGCTCGAGACTGTCGAGGTAATTACGAAACAAGGAACAGCTTTGGCGCAAACCTACATCGCCACCAGAAAGGAGCGGGGGTTGCGACCGTATCATTGGTACAAGGCACTGGTGGTGTCTGGTGCTGTCGAGCACGACCTTCCCAGTAGCTATGTGGAGTGGCTTCGAGTATTCAAGTCTGAAGAAGATCCGCACGCCGACCGTCGGGCGGAAAACGAGGCGATACTTTTTGCAGACTAA